The proteins below come from a single Armatimonadia bacterium genomic window:
- a CDS encoding uroporphyrinogen decarboxylase family protein encodes MELSHRERVRLALEHQETDRVPIAMVCSGINPPAYRDLTQYLRRERNLSVEEYLHPLLDIKGVAPAYLGPTLEPGQDYWGVVREPISYGSGEYQEIRHYPLAQAETVDDLDRHRWPSPDWFDYSVLPERLAAAQAEGEYCLMAANGNIFETSWYMRGFERMFMDLALNPELARAILGRVCEFYVEHFRRVLSAARGQIDLVFTADDLGSQEDLLMSLPMWEEHLKPFHTRLNQVIHDFGAKVIYHSDGSVMKAVPGLIEAGIDVLQALQFDARGMDPVALKQQYGDRLCFQGGVSVQQTLPFGTAEEVAQEVRERIAVLGRGGGYILGPSHAIQAGTPPENIVALFDTAAGRT; translated from the coding sequence ATGGAACTGTCACACCGTGAGCGCGTACGACTGGCGCTTGAGCACCAGGAGACCGACCGCGTGCCGATCGCCATGGTGTGCTCGGGGATCAACCCGCCTGCCTACCGCGACCTGACACAGTACCTGCGGCGCGAGCGCAACCTGAGCGTGGAGGAGTACCTGCACCCACTGCTGGACATCAAGGGTGTTGCGCCGGCCTACCTTGGCCCGACCCTGGAGCCGGGGCAGGACTACTGGGGAGTCGTGCGGGAGCCAATCAGCTACGGCTCAGGCGAGTACCAGGAGATCCGCCACTACCCCCTCGCACAAGCAGAGACGGTTGACGACCTCGACCGACACCGCTGGCCCTCACCGGACTGGTTCGACTACTCGGTGCTGCCGGAACGCCTTGCCGCCGCCCAGGCGGAGGGTGAGTACTGCCTGATGGCCGCCAACGGCAACATCTTCGAGACCTCCTGGTACATGCGGGGCTTCGAGCGGATGTTCATGGACCTGGCGCTGAACCCGGAGCTCGCGCGGGCAATCCTGGGTCGAGTCTGCGAGTTCTACGTGGAGCACTTTCGACGGGTCCTCTCCGCAGCCAGGGGCCAGATCGACCTCGTCTTCACCGCCGACGACCTTGGCAGCCAGGAGGACCTCCTGATGTCGCTGCCCATGTGGGAGGAGCACCTCAAGCCCTTCCACACCCGGCTCAACCAGGTGATCCACGACTTCGGGGCAAAGGTGATCTACCACTCGGACGGCAGCGTGATGAAGGCGGTTCCCGGCCTGATCGAGGCGGGCATTGACGTCCTGCAGGCCTTGCAGTTCGACGCCCGTGGCATGGACCCGGTGGCCCTCAAGCAACAGTACGGCGATCGCCTCTGCTTCCAGGGCGGCGTGAGCGTGCAGCAGACCTTGCCCTTCGGTACCGCGGAGGAGGTCGCGCAGGAGGTTCGCGAGCGCATCGCGGTCCTGGGGCGTGGCGGCGGGTACATCCTCGGGCCATCCCATGCCATCCAGGCAGGTACCCCGCCCGAGAACATCGTCGCCCTCTTCGACACGGCAGCGGGGAGAACCTGA
- a CDS encoding sialidase family protein, with amino-acid sequence MRSNHGRGQFATLVLALLGVWKWGGAGSVVAFALTAAVLSQCPLDAQESDRMAPEAQSSNPVTLGPVSRGGPALLQPTADTGGQVTRYGLGFVFQVGPQTAAVSCNVRTVGRGHWDFEDGSDVILLDDLARLDGQRAVVCSRNVEDTNPATGAKRVVVTYPMVVGFVPLGARRADGTQHPCAGTGFGFSQTACFDLNEEGFFTWKQPYTRSWYVHQLAYDGTRFRVVKMETKSPDAPLKTADGAWTLSAPGLSCALPDGDDLLFAVSADNGTRHASGVSRWRLQGGDWKPVAFYDVSGGSEPSLVRDVDGSLLYSVRSAGAEGRAVRVWRSRDGAQNWEQVLHAPDLRANAPVALNQTANGTPYIAADSPETYRAKLCLWPLDLERASVGTPLIARDCVSEFGPAPEGTTWFADHATATTVRLADGKWHNLLAYRVLAFSGVGVGGETITSHTGCYLEEVSSTGSVRPAWRF; translated from the coding sequence ATGAGATCGAACCACGGTCGGGGGCAGTTCGCCACCTTGGTGCTCGCCCTCCTCGGCGTGTGGAAGTGGGGAGGAGCCGGCTCCGTCGTCGCCTTTGCCCTGACGGCAGCGGTGCTGTCGCAGTGTCCCCTTGATGCCCAGGAGAGTGACAGGATGGCCCCCGAAGCGCAGTCCTCAAATCCCGTCACGCTTGGCCCAGTGAGCAGGGGTGGTCCCGCGCTCCTCCAGCCGACAGCAGACACGGGCGGGCAGGTGACAAGGTACGGCCTCGGGTTCGTGTTCCAGGTGGGCCCACAGACGGCGGCGGTCTCCTGCAACGTCCGCACAGTCGGCAGAGGCCACTGGGACTTTGAGGACGGCAGCGATGTCATCCTGCTCGACGATCTTGCGCGTCTTGATGGGCAGAGGGCCGTCGTGTGTTCGCGAAACGTGGAGGACACGAACCCGGCCACCGGCGCCAAGAGGGTCGTGGTCACCTATCCCATGGTCGTCGGTTTCGTGCCGCTAGGCGCCAGGCGGGCCGACGGCACGCAGCACCCCTGCGCAGGAACGGGCTTCGGCTTCTCTCAGACAGCGTGTTTCGACCTCAACGAGGAGGGGTTCTTCACCTGGAAGCAACCCTACACCAGGAGCTGGTATGTCCACCAGCTAGCTTATGACGGCACGCGCTTCCGGGTTGTGAAGATGGAGACCAAGTCCCCTGACGCACCGCTGAAGACGGCCGATGGGGCCTGGACGCTCTCCGCTCCAGGCCTGTCCTGTGCCCTTCCGGACGGTGACGACCTGCTGTTCGCCGTGTCGGCGGACAACGGGACAAGGCACGCAAGTGGGGTGTCGCGTTGGCGCCTGCAGGGCGGAGACTGGAAACCTGTTGCGTTCTACGACGTCTCGGGCGGGTCGGAGCCCAGTCTGGTCCGTGATGTGGACGGCTCCCTGCTCTACTCGGTGCGCAGTGCCGGGGCAGAGGGCCGGGCCGTCCGGGTCTGGCGCTCCCGGGATGGCGCTCAGAACTGGGAGCAGGTCCTCCATGCGCCTGATCTCCGCGCGAACGCTCCCGTCGCGCTCAATCAGACGGCCAATGGCACGCCGTACATCGCCGCTGATAGCCCCGAGACCTACCGCGCGAAGCTGTGTCTGTGGCCGCTTGACCTCGAGCGTGCGAGCGTCGGGACGCCGCTCATCGCCCGCGACTGCGTGAGCGAGTTCGGCCCGGCTCCAGAGGGCACGACCTGGTTCGCTGACCACGCGACGGCAACGACGGTGAGACTCGCGGACGGGAAGTGGCACAATCTGCTGGCCTACCGCGTCCTGGCCTTCAGCGGCGTAGGTGTTGGCGGCGAGACGATCACGTCCCACACGGGATGCTACCTTGAGGAGGTCTCCTCCACGGGGAGTGT